A window of the Miscanthus floridulus cultivar M001 chromosome 14, ASM1932011v1, whole genome shotgun sequence genome harbors these coding sequences:
- the LOC136503389 gene encoding uncharacterized protein: MEREAQWRARSQYRGDLPWRYDEALRSSAVAIATATYAVETFSAFRRPSNGPSEPSNTSSTWIVVGSSTVGRRTLEEQPRRRRTLAERRHPPSAPRRATPPPSASRRATPPPSALSPTDPDDVRPSPSDPAAAPSSRSDPAAVRPQQGIALSHLDAPLKVRSRLPLCLPLPASSAGG; encoded by the exons ATGGAGAGGGAGGCACAGTGGAGAGCGCGGTCGCAGTATCGCGGAGACCTGCCGTGGCGCTACGATGAG GCCCTGAGATCCAGTGCAGTTGCTATTGCTACTGCAACTTATGCAGTTGAAACGTTTTCAGCCTTCCGAAGACCATCCAACGGCCCAAGCGAACCAAGCAATACTTCTTCCACGTGGATCGTGGTAGGCAGCAGCACCGTCGGTCGTCGGACCCTCGAGGAGCAACCCCGCCGCCGTCGGACCCTCGCAGAGCGACGCCATCCGCCGTCCGCCCCTCGCCGGGCGACCCCGCCGCCGTCCGCCTCTCGCCGAGCAACCCCGCCGCCGTCCGCCCTctcgccgaccgaccccgacGACGTCCGCCCCTCGCCGAgcgaccccgccgccgccccttCCTCGCGGAGCGACCCCGCCGCCGTCCGTCCCCAGCAAGGCATCGCCCTCTCTCACCTCGACGCGCCTCTCAAAGTTCGGAGCCGCCTCCCACTCTGCCTGCCCCTCCCCGCCTCCAGTGCCGGCGGGTGA